In Gimesia benthica, a single window of DNA contains:
- a CDS encoding AraC family transcriptional regulator encodes MQDPQKFRDDFLKRLDNKLHLEELFNYIPDAYFFAKDAQGRFINISRAWMDVRAIPREEDIIGKTDFDIHPKDLAEQYVAEDQRVMESGTPLPNQVWLIPDRQGNLKWYLCSKIPLFGDGGKVIGVAGVLRDIKVAGSEFQSYQELDQVIAYVLEHYQERIQISELADLIFLSVSQLDRKFKKLYQITPQKYILRVRINAACQLLTRTEKRVSEIALESGFYDQSYFTKQFVNLMGLSPSEYRKRFRQETEMA; translated from the coding sequence ATGCAAGATCCTCAGAAATTCCGCGACGATTTCCTGAAACGCCTTGACAACAAACTCCATCTGGAAGAACTCTTCAACTACATTCCCGATGCTTATTTCTTTGCCAAGGACGCACAGGGACGTTTTATCAATATCAGTCGTGCCTGGATGGATGTGCGAGCGATTCCCCGCGAGGAAGACATCATCGGCAAGACCGATTTCGACATCCATCCCAAGGATCTCGCAGAACAATACGTGGCTGAAGATCAGCGGGTAATGGAATCTGGTACTCCACTTCCCAACCAGGTCTGGTTAATTCCCGATCGCCAGGGAAATCTGAAATGGTATCTCTGCAGTAAGATTCCCCTGTTCGGCGATGGTGGCAAGGTGATTGGCGTGGCCGGCGTGCTACGCGACATCAAAGTTGCCGGCTCCGAATTTCAGTCTTACCAGGAACTCGACCAGGTGATCGCCTATGTTCTGGAACATTACCAGGAACGCATCCAGATTTCCGAACTGGCCGATCTGATCTTTCTTTCTGTCAGTCAGCTCGATCGGAAATTTAAAAAGCTGTATCAGATTACTCCTCAAAAATATATTCTGCGGGTTCGCATCAACGCCGCTTGTCAACTGCTGACGCGAACCGAAAAACGGGTGTCCGAAATCGCCCTCGAATCCGGCTTTTACGATCAGAGTTATTTTACCAAACAGTTTGTCAACCTAATGGGGCTCTCTCCTTCCGAGTACCGTAAACGTTTTCGGCAGGAGACGGAGATGGCCTGA
- a CDS encoding DUF1501 domain-containing protein, producing the protein MLKFTGKGTAHTCSGVTRRDFLQVGTLGAMGLSLPQYLEAKERGMVDKKNDNRAAIMIFNLGAPSQLDTFDMKPEAPSEIRGPFKPIDTASPDINISEIFPLHARVADKFSLVRSCYHTAAAVHDAGWQMMQTGRLFTGGINTPHIGSVVDYLRGRKTDLPANVVLPETMGRGGGNLPNGQAGGFLGKAHDPFALMADPSKPNFKVPDMLPPQEIGSARLERRRKIRDVVDSTIDHFESTEDAKLLNGNFHSAYRLMTSKEAREAFDLSKEPMKVRERYGMNRFGQCCLLSRRLVEAGVRFVTINTFLTVFNEITWDIHGSKPFTSIEGMKNIVAPMYDQAYSALIEDLYDRGMLDETLVCNVAEFGRTPKVNPAGGRDHWPQCFTCYFAGGGVQGGRVVGSSDPIGGVPADRPVSPGDLAATVYHSLGFDLHTVLPGPAGRPFPLVDVGKQEIRELF; encoded by the coding sequence ATGCTGAAGTTCACTGGCAAAGGCACAGCGCATACCTGTAGCGGAGTCACCCGCAGAGACTTTCTGCAAGTCGGTACATTAGGCGCCATGGGGCTCTCACTGCCACAGTACCTCGAAGCCAAAGAACGCGGGATGGTCGATAAGAAGAACGACAACCGTGCGGCGATTATGATCTTCAATCTGGGTGCCCCGAGTCAGCTCGACACCTTCGATATGAAGCCAGAGGCACCGTCCGAAATCCGGGGTCCCTTCAAGCCCATCGATACCGCTTCCCCCGATATCAATATTTCCGAAATTTTCCCGCTGCATGCGCGCGTAGCCGACAAGTTCTCGCTGGTCCGCTCCTGTTATCATACCGCGGCAGCGGTCCACGATGCCGGCTGGCAGATGATGCAGACCGGTCGTCTCTTCACGGGTGGAATCAATACTCCTCACATCGGCTCGGTGGTCGATTATCTGCGGGGGCGCAAAACCGACCTGCCCGCTAACGTGGTCCTCCCCGAAACAATGGGACGCGGCGGTGGAAACCTGCCTAATGGTCAGGCGGGCGGCTTCCTGGGTAAAGCTCATGATCCATTTGCCCTGATGGCCGACCCTTCCAAACCGAACTTTAAAGTTCCCGACATGCTGCCTCCCCAGGAGATCGGCTCGGCCCGTCTGGAACGTCGCCGTAAAATCCGCGACGTGGTCGACAGTACGATCGATCATTTTGAATCGACCGAAGACGCCAAACTGCTGAACGGTAATTTTCACTCGGCCTATCGCCTGATGACCAGTAAAGAGGCCCGCGAAGCCTTTGACCTCTCCAAAGAACCCATGAAGGTCCGCGAACGTTACGGCATGAACCGCTTCGGGCAATGCTGTCTGCTCTCCCGTCGTCTGGTGGAAGCCGGCGTGCGTTTTGTAACAATCAACACCTTCCTGACCGTGTTCAACGAAATCACCTGGGATATTCACGGCTCGAAACCTTTCACTTCCATTGAGGGGATGAAAAATATCGTTGCCCCTATGTACGATCAGGCTTACAGCGCCTTGATTGAAGATCTGTACGACCGGGGCATGCTGGACGAAACCCTGGTCTGCAACGTGGCGGAATTTGGCCGCACCCCGAAAGTCAATCCAGCCGGAGGCCGTGACCACTGGCCTCAATGTTTTACCTGTTACTTTGCCGGCGGAGGCGTCCAGGGTGGACGCGTGGTCGGCAGCAGCGATCCGATTGGTGGTGTGCCTGCAGATCGACCGGTTTCTCCCGGGGATCTGGCAGCGACCGTTTACCACAGCCTCGGCTTCGATCTGCACACGGTGCTCCCCGGCCCCGCCGGTCGCCCCTTCCCGCTGGTGGATGTGGGTAAGCAGGAAATCCGTGAACTGTTTTAA